The proteins below are encoded in one region of Ricinus communis isolate WT05 ecotype wild-type chromosome 6, ASM1957865v1, whole genome shotgun sequence:
- the LOC8262690 gene encoding cilia- and flagella-associated protein 298-B, with the protein MVRIQVKHGDREFLYECQNTCQIDEIAPELIQISNLQYKIDHLLLRLEPLLSPFLKNPKVIPLIRALSEAQSYASKDQVLYNKAISFYVMRDYVQAIERQVMQNYQLLGFEDANQVQQLLADVEVLQAQSTELHWAGKELVRDKRLCDYIGMNEKTKFVLRLQPHNPNPA; encoded by the exons ATGGTGAGAATCCAGGTAAAGCATGGAGATCGGGAATTTCTCTACGAGTGTCAAAACACTTGTCAAATTGACGAAATTGCTCCTGAActcattcaaatttccaatctCCAATACAAAATAGATCACTTACTGTTAAGACTCGAGCCTCTTTTATCACCTTTCCTTAAAAACCCTAAAG TTATTCCTCTTATAAGAGCCTTATCAGAAGCCCAATCATATGCATCTAAG GACCAGGTTCTGTATAATAAAGCCATATCATTTTATGTAATGAGAGATTATGTACAAGCAATAGAGAGACAAGTCATGCAAAATTATCAGTTATTAGGTTTTGAGGACGCTAATCAAGTTCAACAACTTTTAGCAG ATGTGGAAGTGCTTCAGGCACAATCAACCGAGCTTCATTGGGCAGGGAAAGAACTCGTGAGGGATAAACGATTATGTGATTATATTGGAATGAATGAAAAAACTAAG TTTGTTCTTAGGCTGCAGCCACATAACCCAAATCCTGCTTAA
- the LOC8262691 gene encoding probable membrane-associated kinase regulator 4 → MAMNFLSYEHADDDYIDMEVSSYSNFLCHSKTSPPQPREFEFQMSTISLEKETTTSPADELFYKGKLLPLHLPPRLQMVEKLLQHSNSVYDTRKDTFEEFYSTPLMTTANTPTTTSTPFESCNISPSESCQVSRELNPEEYFFEYSNEASGFIGENSKKSWTKKLKLIKQSSIGSRLKASRVYLKSLFGKSGCSDDSCTAAAKVADEGTISRAKESLNKCEKATKKLPFGQIQKERNQMPTTSLRNVNRPKINEDGNSRLHRRSFSMAIKRHSTTTKSSSSSSLSSGSSSSSSANTNGFYGLPFLKRSNSVTSEVENPIQGAIAHCKQSQQLFCPRKTATEVGFYSLSAAKVAIREEQERPELCRG, encoded by the coding sequence ATGGCAATGAACTTCTTGTCATATGAACATGCAGATGATGACTACATTGACATGGAAGTCAGCTCATATTCCAACTTTCTCTGCCATTCCAAAACCTCTCCTCCACAACCAAGAGAGTTCGAGTTCCAAATGTCTACAATTTCTCTAGAAAAAGAGACCACAACTTCCCCTGCTGATGAGCTTTTCTACAAAGGGAAACTCCTTCCGCTTCACCTTCCTCCTCGTTTGCAAATGGTGGAAAAGCTCCTACAACACTCTAATTCTGTCTACGACACCAGAAAAGATACCTTTGAAGAATTCTATAGCACCCCTTTAATGACAACTGCAAACACACCGACTACAACTAGTACCCCATTTGAATCCTGCAACATTTCTCCTTCCGAGTCTTGCCAGGTTAGCAGGGAGCTAAATCCAGAAGAGTACTTCTTTGAGTACTCGAATGAAGCAAGTGGTTTTATTGGCGAAAATTCGAAGAAGTCCTGGACCAAAAAGCTTAAGCTAATCAAGCAGTCCTCAATTGGTTCAAGGCTGAAAGCTTCCAGGGTTTATCTCAAGTCTTTGTTTGGTAAGTCTGGCTGCTCAGATGATTCTTGTACTGCAGCAGCAAAAGTTGCAGATGAAGGAACTATTTCAAGAGCCAAAGAGTCTTTAAACAAATGTGAGAAGGCAACAAAGAAACTCCCTTTTGGACAAATTCAGAAGGAAAGAAACCAAATGCCAACAACTTCCCTCCGCAATGTTAACAGACCAAAGATCAATGAGGATGGCAATAGTCGCCTTCACAGAAGATCATTCTCAATGGCTATCAAGCGTCATTCAACAACAACCaagtcatcatcatcttcatcattaTCATCTGGTTCTTCTTCATCTAGCTCAGCTAATACAAACGGATTCTACGGGCTGCCATTTCTAAAGAGAAGCAATAGTGTAACTTCAGAAGTTGAGAATCCAATTCAAGGAGCAATAGCACATTGCAAGCAGTCTCAGCAGCTGTTCTGCCCCAGAAAGACAGCAACTGAAGTTGGGTTTTACTCATTGTCAGCTGCCAAAGTAGCAATTCGTGAAGAGCAAGAAAGACCTGAACTTTGCAGAGGCTGA